The sequence CGGCGTTGAATCTCAAGCTGATGGCGCTGGATGGGCGATGGGTGTTGATCGGTTTGATGGGCGGTCGTGAGGCGAAACTGGATCTGGCGCAGGTCTTGGCCAAGCGTGTGCAACTGCTGGGCTCGACGTTGCGCAGTCGTGACGATCAGTTCAAGGCGGATCTGTTGAGTGATCTGGGCCAGCAGGTGTGGCCGTTGTTTGCTGAAGGGCGGTTGCGTCCACAGTTGGCCAAGGCGTTTGCGGTGAAGGATGCCGAGGCGGCGTTTGCGGAGTTGGCGAGCAATACTGTTGCTGGAAAACTGGTTTTGGTGATCGACGACAGTCTGAGCTGAGCACGGAAAAGCCCCTCACCCTAACCCTCTCCCAAAGGGAGAGGGGACTGGCCGGGTTGTTCTGTCGGGCTACATCGACCTGATGCATCGGGTCGAACTCAGGTTTGGAATATCAGCCTGCCTGTGCAGATTAAATCTTTGTCATTTCCAGAGATGGATTGGCCAGTTGGCCTTTTCGGCGTGTTCCAGCAGCACTGGGTCTGGATTCACCACGTGCGGGAAATCCACTTTCAGCAACAACGGCAGATCATTGCGTGAGTCGGAATAGAAACTCGCACCTTCCAGGTTCTCTTCTTCAGCATCCAGCCATTCCAGCAAACGGGTGATCTTGCCTTCGCGGTAGGTCAGGGTGCCAACGGTATGCCCACTGTAAACGCCATGGGCGACTTCCAGTTCAATCCCCAGAATTTCATCAATGCCCAATCGATCGGCAATCGGTCTGACCAGGTGCGTGCCTGACGCCGAGATCACCAGAATCCGGTCGCCGGCCTTGCGGTGGGCGGCGATGGTTTTGGTCGCGTCGCTGAAGATGATCGGTTCGATGAAGTCTTCAACCCATGGCCCGACCAGGTGTTCGACTTCTTCCGGCGTACGCCCGATCAAGGGCTCCAGGCTGAATTCCATGTAGTCTTCCATGCGCAATTTGCCATGGCTGTAGGCGTCCATTAGTTCGTTGTTCTTGCGCATGAACGACTCGGGATCGACCCAGCCCAGGCGCCCCATCTGCTCGCTCCAGAGGGTGGCGCAGTCGCCGTGGATCAAGGTTTCGTCCAGATCAAAAATTGCCAGGGCCATCAGTGCAGTTCTCTCTTCAACGTCAGCAAAGTCATCAGGCTACCTCACACAGGGCCGTTGGATCGATGGAAAGTGCCAGCCGCTGACCGTCGGGATGGAGATCGGCCGCCGAGCGGTTGAGCACATCCACCACCAGTTCCACGCCGCGCGCTTCGATCCGGTAACGGATGACGTTGCCGAGCAGGCTGTGGCTGCGGATCTGCGCGTCGAGTTCGCCGTTGAGGCTCAGTTCGATGGCTTCCGGGCGAATGGCGATGCGGTGGCTGATCGGGCGCTGCAGCAGCTTCGACGCATCGTCGGCATCGAGCAGGTTGTAGTTGCCGATGAAGCCTGCGGCGAACACATCGACGGGTGCGGTGTACAAGGTTTCGGCATCGCCGCTTTGTACGATTTTTCCCTGATTCATCAGGAAAATGCGATCAGACATGGTCAGCGCTTCTTCCTGATCGTGGGTGACGAAAATCGTCGTCAGGCCGAGTTCGCGCTGAATCTGGCGGATCTGTTCACGCAGGTGTTTACGAATCCGCGCATCGAGCGCCGACAGCGGCTCATCGAGCAGCAGCAAACGCGGACGTGTGACCAGCGAGCGGGCGAGGGCCACGCGCTGACATTGTCCGCCGGACAGTTGATGTGGATAGCGGCTGGCGAAGTCGTTCAGTTCAACAAGTTTCAACACCTCGGAAACGCGTTTATGGCTGTCGTCGGCATTGACCTTCTGCATGCGCAAACCGAAGGCGACGTTTTGCTCGACGGTCATATTGGGGAACAGCGCATAACTCTGAAACACCATGCCAATCCCGCGTTTCTGCGGGCTCAACGGCACGATATCGACGCCATCCAGCAGAATCTTGCCGCCATCGACCGGCGTCAGACCGGCAATGCAACGCAGCAGGGTCGACTTGCCGCAGCCGGAGGGGCCGAGCAGGGTGACGAACTCGCCCTTGTTGATCTCGCAGTCAATGTCGCTGAACACGGTGGTGCCGGCGTAACTTTTCTGCAGGTGTTGGACGCTGACATAGCTCATTCGCTTTTGTCCTTGTTCAAGATGTTGGCGATCCAGGTCAGGACCAGCACGAAAAAGAAATACGAAATAACCAGCGCGCTGGTGAAGTGGCCGCTGCTGTTGCGCATGTTGTTCAGATAAACCTGCAAGGTTTCGTAACGCGTGCCGACCAGAATATTGGCGAAGACGAACTCACCGAACAGGAACGAGAACGACAGCAGCAACGCGACCATCAGGCCTTTGCGCAGGTTCGGCAGCACCACCAGAAACGCTGCCTGAAAGGTGCTGGCGCCGAGCAGTTGCGCAGCGTCCATCAGGTCACGCAGGTTGATCGCCTGCAGGTTGTTGGTGATCGCCCGGTACATGAACGGCAGCGCCACGGTGAAGTAGCAGCCGATCAGAATCCACGGTGTACCGACCATCGCCATCGGCCCGGAACCGTAAAGTTGCAACAGTCCCACCGACGACACCACCGGCGGCACCGCGAAGGGCAGCAGGATGAGGATGTTCATCAGCGCATCGAGTTTCGGAAAGTGGTAATGCACCACGAACAGCAGCGGCAGGATCAGTACCACCGACAGCACCAGCGCGCCGACACACACCAGCAGCGACTGGCCGAAGGCGTGAAGAAAGCGCGGATCGCTCCACAACTGGATGTACCACTTGAAGGTGAAACCGCTGGGCAGGATGGTCGCTGACCAACTGCTGGCGATCGAATAGACCAGCGTGCCCACGAGTGGCAGCAAGAGGATGGCGAACAACAGATAAACCACGACGCGGTGGTAGAGGCCGGCCGGGCCGGATTCAGCGCGAGACATGGTAGCTCCTCTTCAACAGCAGTTGATGCACGACGGTGACGATGGTCATCAGCGCCACCAGCACCACGGCCAAAGCGCTGGCCAGATTCGGGTCAAGGGAAATGTCACCGGAGACCATCGCCGCAATCCGGATCGGCAGGACGTTGAAGTTGCCCGTCGTCAACGCGTACACCGTGGCGTAGGCACCGAGGGCGTTGGCCAGCAGGATCACGAATGTACCGAGCAGCGCCGGGGTCAGCACCGGCAAGCCGATATGCCGCCAGAATTGCCAGCCATTGGCGCCAAGCAGTGCGGCGGACTCGCGCCAGTCTTCACGCAAGGCGTCGAAGGCGGGATAGAGCAGCAGCACACCAAGGGGAATCTGGAAGTAGGTGTAGAGGATAATCAGCCCGGTTTTCGAGTACAGGTTGAAATCCTGAATGATCCCCGACTGCTTCAGCATGATCGTGATGCTGCCGTTGAAACCGAGCAGGATGATGAACGCGAAGGCCAAGGGTACGCCGGAAAAATTGCTGGTCATGTTGGCGAAGGCATTCACGAAATTGCGCAGTTTCGAATCGACCCGGCGCAGGGAATACGCACCCAGTACGGCAATGATGATGCCGAACACGCTCGACCAGAAACTGATTTCGAGGCTGTACTGGATCGCCTGCAAATAGAACTTCGAGCTGAAGATCTTGCTGAAGTTGGCCAAGCCCCAGCCGAATTCTTCTGATTGCAGGCTGCTGATCATCACCCAGGTCAGCGGAGCGATTTCGAAGACGATAAAGAACAGCGCGAAGGGCACCACGCACAGGGCTGCCAGCCATTTACCGCGAGTCATTGAGTTCACTTGAGCAACTCCCGGCACACCGGTTTGTCATGGGGCACGCCGAGCAGTTCGCAGACCGTGCCGCAGATTTCGGTCTGCTTCGGTGCGGCGTCAGCGTCGAGGCTGAACGCGTCACCGAGGACAAACAGCGGCACCTGACGCTCTTCCGGCAGCAGGCCGTTGTGCGAGCGATCGTTGTTCATGCCGTGGTCGGCGGTCACCAATACCTGATAGCCAGCGTCGAGCCAGTTCTGCAGATAGTCGGCGAGGATGATGTCGGCGAAGCGCGCGCTGTTGCGGTATTGCGAAGAGTCGAGGCCGTGTTTGTGCCCGGCGTCGTCGATGTTCATCGGATGGATCAGCAGGAAATCCGGATCGTGGCGCAGGCGCAGGTTTTCTGCGTCGGCGAACAGGTGCGAGTCCGGGTAGTGATCGCTCCAGTAGAAATGCCCGTGCTGGATCGGCAGCGACAGATTGTCGGTGTGGCGGTCGCGTGCTGCCACGAACGGCGAACGGTTATACAACTCGCTAACCCAGTGATACGCCGCTGCCGCGGTTTTCAGGCCGGCATCGCGGGCGTAGTGATAAATGCTGCGCTGATTGGACAAGCGCGAGACGTTGTTGTGGACGATGCCGCTGTCGATCGGCGGCACGCCGGTGAGGATGCATTCATAAAGCGGTCGGGACAGGGCCGGCAGTTCGCACTCCAACTGGTAGAGCGCGGCGCGTCCTGCGCCAACATAAGCCTGCAGATGCCCCATGGCGTGACGCGCGACCTCGTAGTTGAGGCCGTCGAGCACGACAAGGATGACGTTGTGCTTCATAGGGGCAAAAACTCCGCGAAACAGGAAATTTCAGATTCAACCGAGATCCCCTGTAGGAGTGAGCCTGCTCGCGATAGCTGTTGAACATTCAACAACAATGTTGACTGAATTACCGCTATCGCGAGCAGGCTCACTCCTACATGGGGATTTGTTTCAGATCACACAGTAGTGATCAGTCGCTTTATTTCATCTCTACGATGACTTCTTCGTTCCACTGCTGTGGCAGGGCCTTGGAAGTCTTTTCCCACGCATCGGCGTCTTTGATCGGGGTGACCTTTTTGTACTGCTCGTTTGGCAGCAGTTTGGCCTTCACGTCTTCTGGCAGTTGCAGGTGCTCGGCGCGGATCGGACGGGCGTTGCCGCGCGCGAGGTTGGTCTGGCCGGCGTCACTGAAGATGTATTCGCGGGTCAGCTTGGCGGCGTTCGGGTTTTTCGCGTACTTGTTGATGATCGTGGTGTAGCCGGAAATCACCGAACCGTCGGACGGGATCAGCACCACGTAGTCATCCGGGTTGGCCATCTTGGCTTTGTAGCTGAGGCCGTTGAAGTCCCAGACCACACCGACTTCGATCTCGCCTTTTTCCATGGTGGCGATGGTCGGGTTAGCCATCGACAGACGACCTTGCTTGGCGATGTCGGCGAACAGCAGCAGCGCAGGCTTGATGTTTTTCTCGTCGCCACCGTTGGCCAGTGCTGCAGCCAGAACGCCGTTGGCGGCTTGTGCGGCGGTGCTCACGTCACCGATGGAAACCTTGTATTTGCCGCCCTTGAGGTCTGCCCATTTGGTCGGTACTTCGGAGCCGTGCAGCAGTTTTTTGTTGACGATGAAGGCGATGGTGCCGGTGTAGGCCAGCGCCCAGTTGCCGTCCTTGTCCTTGGCCCAGTCCGGAACCTGATCCCAGGTGCTTGGCTTGTACGGTTGCACCACGCCTTGTTTGACCGCAATCGGGCCGAAGGCCGCACCGACGTCGCCGATGTCGGCGGTGGCGTTATCTTTTTCTGCGGCGAATTTGGCGATTTCCTGGGCCGAGCTCATGTCGGTGTCGATGTGTTTCAGGCCGTAGGTTTTGGCCAGGTCTTCCCAGGTGCCTTTCCAGTTGGCCCAGTCATCGGGCATGCCGACGCTGTTGACGGCACCTTCCGCTTTCGCAGCGGCTTCGAGGGTTTTCAGATCGGTGCCGGCCGCCATGGCGGAGGTGCACATTGCAATGGTCGAGCCTAACAGTGTTGCCAGGAAAAGCTGTTTCATTCCGAAGCTCCTTGGTCGTGTTCAACGCTGCGATTGCGGTGTGTGTTGGTCTAGGTCAGCAATACCTGAGCCAATTTAGGCGGGCTGGATGACACTTTGATGTCGGCGGCCCTGCGGCAGGTCTTTTGTTTGCTCGGTATCAGCGGTTGCCAGATAAGCGTAGACCATGCCCAAGCCCCGGCGGACAAGGGACTTGGCCGATGTATTGCAAGTCATGAGGACGACCGTTCGGTAGTTTTGTCATCTCTCGGTCATCTGCACTGCCTAGGCTTGCAATATCACGCAACGGCTCGATTGCCGTGCGATTTTGCCCTGAAACAGTGCTGGTCTAGTCCAGATAGGTAACGTTGATGCGCGATGAGGCAACAAAAGCGGTGACAGCGATTGGCCAGGTGCTGCAGGAACAACTCGATCACGGGTTGCTGGCGGCGGGCAGCAAGTTGCCGGCCGAGCGCAAGCTCAGTGAGTTGTTCGGTACGACGCGGATTACCGTGCGTGAGGCGTTGTTGCAGTTGGAGGCGCAGGGGCAGATTTATCGCGAGGAGCGACGTGGCTGGTTCGTTTCGCCGCCGCGTCTGGCGTACAACCTGATGCAGCGCAGTCACTTTCACGCAATGGTCAGTGCGCAGGGGCGGGTGCCGTCGACCGAGGTGATTTCGGCACGTTTGCAGCCGGCGTCGGCGGCGGTGTGTGCCTGGTTGCAGTTGCCGGCGTTGTCGAGTGTGATTCAGATTTGTCGGTCACGGCGGATTGATGGGCGGTTGGTGTTGTATGTGGAGCACTATTTGAATCCGCAGTTTTTTCCGGGGATTCTTGAGTTTGATTTGAATCAGTCGATGACCGAGTTGTATGCGCGGCATTACGATTTGCACTATGGGCGGGTGCGGTTTGAGATTGTGCCTACGTCGTTGTCGGTGGATGCGGCGGCGGCTTTACGGGTGTCGGTGGGGAGTCCGGGGTTGCGGATTGCTCGGGTCAATTATGATCAGCATGAGCGGTTGATTGATTGTGATCTGGAGTTTTGGCGGCATGATGCGATTCACGTAGGGGTTGATGTTGTTTGAGCTTTGACCTTTGACCTTGGCGGCCTGTGGGCCGACCAGGCTATTGGGTTCTGTGTGAATATCCGTTTCTGCGGGTGTCGCGGTTGGCGGTTTCGCTTTTACAGCGACTCACTTTTCCAGGCGCCGAAAAGTAAGCAAAAGGCTGGGCCCCGGCGTTCGGCCCGCTCGCTGGGGCTCGGGGTTCCTTCGCTCCGGGATCGATCCGGGGGCATCGCTTCCGGTTTGCTTCGCTGCACCTCCTTTCGATGTGTTCGACTTCGTCGAACGGCGCTGCGCGCCCACCCCCGGATCAATCCCTCCACTCAGCCTGCCGAAGGGGCCGGCACGGCAAGATCAAGAGCGGTACTCGAGCTTGCGCTCATTGTGTTGAGTGGGGCGGCTTTGCCGCGTGGGTTGTTCGCAAATCAAAACTGTGGGAGCCAGCCCTGCTGGCGATGGCGGCCTGACAGCCGACCAATTTCTGGAAGGGTGCATATAGTCCAACTGTGGGAGCGAGCCTGCTCGCGAAAGCGCCCCCACAGTCACCTCATCCCTATTTACCTGCCCCCGCATTGGCATACAAATAATCCGTCGCCAACGAGGCCAATGTCCTCACGCCCACCACCAGCGCCGACTCATCCACAAAGAACCCGGGATTATGATTCGGCGCTGCCTTGCTCATGTCCTGATCCATCGGTGTCACGCCGAGAAACACAAACAGCCCCGGCACTTCCTTGGCAAAGAACGAAAAATCTTCCGCGCCCCCCACCAGCGGTGCATTCACCACATCATCCTTGGCCGCCCACTTCAACGTCGGCAGCATCTTTTCCGTCAGCACCGGATTGTTGATGGTCGGGTCGTATTTTTCGATGATGGTGACGTCGGCTTTGGCGCCGCCGCTTTCGGCGATTTTTTCCACGGTCTGGCGTACGTCGGCATGCAGTTTCTGGCGGATGCCGTAGTCGTAGGAGCGGATCGTGCCGGTCATGTCGACCGTTTCGGGAATGATGTTGTAGCGCGTTCCGCCGTTGATTGTGCCGATGCTGACCACTGACGGATAAGAGGAGATGTCGGTGCGGCGGCTGACCACGGTTTGCAGGCCGACGATGGTTTGTGCGCCGACGGTGATCGGGTCGATGCCGTCCCATGGGCGGCCAGCGTGGGTCTGTTTGCCGAGGATTTTGATGCGCAGGTCGTCGGAGCTGGCGAGGGTGGCGCCGGGGCGGTAGGCGATCTGGCCGGCGGGGACGCCGGCCCAGACGTGCAGGCCGAAAACGGCGTCGGGTTTCGGTGATTTCATCACGCCTTCCTCGACCATCATTTTCGCGCCCCAGGTGTTTTTGCCGTCGGGGATGAAGTCGCTCGGGCCTTCCTCGGCGGGCTGGAAATAGAACACCACGGTGCCGGGCAGGGTGTCGCGCATGCCCGTGAGAATTTTCGCCGTGCTCAGCAGGATCGCGGTGTGGGCGTCGTGGCCGCAGGCGTGCATGACGTCGACTTCTTTGTCCAGATAGATGCCTTTGGCTTTCGAGGCGAACGGCAGGTCGGCGACTTCCTTGACCGGCAGCGCGTCCATGTCGGCGCGCAGGGCCACGGTCGGGCCGGGCAGGGCGCCTTTGAGGACGGCGACCACGCCGGTACGGGCGACGCCGGTTTTCACTTCCAGGCCCATGGCCTTGAGTTGTTTGGCGACCAGTTCGGCGGTGCGTTTTTCCGTGTTGCCGAGTTCTGGATGAGCGTGGATGTCGCGGCGGGTTTCCAGCAGTTCCGGCTCGAGCTTTTGCGCTTGTTCGGCGATTTGCGTGCGGGTGCTTTCCAGCGTTGCGGCGCCAGCGTGGCTGGCGAACAGGGTGAATAGAACGGCTTGGGCAATGCGCGTCAGTTGCATCGGGTTCTCCTTGATTATTGTTGTCGGGCTTCCCTGCCTGTGACTGCAACCGCGCGCCTGAGTGCTATTCCTTCGGCTGACCGCCACCGGCAGTGATCACTTGCACGCTCATGCGCGGCGTTGCCAGATCGAGTCCGGCTTCGTCGAGATGGCGTTTGAGCGACAGGTTGAAGGCTCGGGACACTTCCCACTGTTTGATTGGCGCGGTCTTGAACCGCGCCCGCAGAATCGCGCTGCCGGATTCGAAACTTTCGACCCCCTGAATCTCCAGCGGCGACCAGATGTTGCGCCGCTGTAGCGGATCGGTACGCATCTTCTGCCCGACTTCACGCATCAGTTTGATCGCGTCGTCGATTTCCATGTTGTACGGCACCGCGACGCGGAAGATCGCGTAGCCGAATTCGCGGGAGTAGTTCTTGATGCTTTTGATTTCGCTGAACGGGATGGTGTGGACGATGCCATCGATGTCGCGCAGGCGCACGGTGCGGATGGTCAGGCCTTCGACGGTGCCGAGGTGGCCGCCGACGTCGACGTAGTCATCGATGGCCAGCGAGTCTTCGATGATGATGAACAGGCCGGTAATCAAGTCCGCGACCAGCGACTGTGCACCGAAACCGATGGCCAGACCGATCACACCGGCACCGGCCAGCAGTGGCGTGACGTTCATGCCCATGTTCGCCAGCGCGACGATCAGCGCAATGATGAAGATCGCCACGAACAGCACGTTGCGGATCAGCGGCATCATCGTTTGCGCACGGGCATTCGCCAGGCCTTTGCGCGAGCGGGTGAGGGCGTGGTGCACAGCGGTGTCGGCGAGGATCCAGATCAGCCAGGAGAAAATCAGTGTGCCGATCAGGCTGAACAGTTTGACGCTGACGTCATGCCCTTCGCCCTCGGCGAAACCGATCAGCGACTGGCCCCAGACGCGCAGGCCGAGTTCGATGAAGACCAGCCACACCAGCAAATGCGCGAGGGTGTAGAAGAAGCTTTTCAGCCGCTCCGAATACAGCGCGTGACGTTTCGGCCCGCGTTGCGGCTTGAGTGAGTGACGGCGGACGAGGCCGTTGATCACCATGCACAACACCAGCAACACGGTGCAGATCAGTGACTGGCGCAGTGCGGTGCTGGTGTCGCCGGCGGAAACGAACGTGGCAAACAGCGAGATGCCGACCAGCACCAGCGCCGGCACGTACCAGAAGGTGCCGAGGATTTCGATGGTGTCGCTGAGGGCGCGGCGGGTCAGGCGTCGTGACAGCGGCTGGTTGCGGATCAAGTGCGCGATCGGTCGACGGAAACGCAGAATGAACAGGCCGGTCGACAGTGCCGCGAGGACATTGGCGATGGTCGCGGCGGTGTGGGCCAGATGCACGCCGAGGCTTTCGATCAGGCGCGGATCATTCAGCGCTTCGCCGAACGCGGCGAAGCTGCCGATCAGCCACAGCGGACGGAACGCCTGATGACGCAGGATATACAGCGCACGATGGCGGTGCGGGCCATCGAGCAGGGAAAACGCGATCACGCAGATCGCCGAGAAGCAGGTGCCGACCACCAGCGCATAGGCCAGCACCATCGCCAGGCTTTTGCCCAGCGACGACGGCAGGGCGTAGCTCATGTAGACGGTCATCACCAACGCGATCAGCCACGGCCCGAGCTTGCGCAAAGCGAAGCGCAGCATGTCGAGGGCCTTGGGGTGTTGCGGCAATTCTTCGGTGAGGCCGAAGCGCATGCGCACCCGGTGACCGAGCCAGATCAGCGCAGCGGCGAGCAGACTCCACACCATCAGAATCATGGCAAAACCGAAGATGATCGGCAGCCATTCGTTGGCCGGCAGCATCATGCCGCTCAGCTCTTCCTTGGCCAGGTCGAACTCGTTGCCCCAGCGGTTGAGCGGGCTGTCGGCGCCGGTGAATTGTTTTTCGAAGTTAGCGAGGGTACCGCCGATCAAGCCCAGAACGCCTTCTTCGGGGCTGGCCTGAGCCTTTTTGGTGGCGTCGCGCAGCTTCTTCAGGTCAGTCAGCAGCTGTGCGCGTTGCTTGTCGTTTTCCAGCGACTTGATGACTTCGTCGAGGGATTGACCCAGCGGTTCCTGCGCTTCTGGCTGTGCCTTGTTGGTGTTGAGCAGACCGGGCAAGCCGACCGCGTGGGCGGGCGCCAGCGGCAACAGCGTCATCAGGCAGACGAGGAACAGACTGGGCAAAGCAAAAAGACGAGCGAACACTAGGCGGTCAACCTCGCAAGGGGCGGATTCGCTGGAGTGTACGAGGCCCACTAAAGCAATGCGAGCCGGGCGCGGATTTTATTCGTTGAGTTTGGCGAGGATCTTGTACACCACGGTGGCGAGGATCGTCAGCATGCCGACCCACATGGCAAACACCCCGGCGTTCTTGTCGCGGAAGTTGAAGCCGATGGCCAGCAGGATCATTCCGCTCAGAATCGGAACGAGCATGGCGTGGAACGAAGACATCGAGATCATGGAGACTGCCTTGTCGAAATGAATGATGTAAGTCTAGGTCGGTTTTGGCGGAGCGGTTCTGATGTGTATCAGAATTGAGCCGGTTTCAGGATGAAATTTGTAGGGTCTGAACTGGCGCTTTCGCGAGCAGGCTCGCTCCCACAGTTTGGAATGCATTCCAGGGTGGGAGCCAGTCTGCTGGCGAAGTTTTACGGCAACTCGCGGCAGGCGTAGAACGCGCTCAGCACTTTGACCAGGTGCGCCAGATCGTGGCTGCCGCACAGTTCGCGGATCGAGTGCATGGCGAAAGTCGGCAGGCCGATATCGACGGTGCGCACGCCCAGGTGGCTGGCGGTGATCGGGCCGATGGTCGAGCCACAGCCCATGTCGCTGCGCACCACGAAGCTTTGCACCGGGACTTCTTCGGCCATGCACAGATGACGGAAGAAGCCGGCGGTTTCGCTGTTGGTCGCGTAGCGCTGGTTGCTGTTGACCTTGATCACCGGGCCGGCGTTGAGTTTCGGGCCGTGGTTGGCGTCATGCTTTTCTGCGTAGTTGGGGTGCACGCCGTGGGCGTTGTCGGCCGAGACCAGCAGGGATTTCTGGATGGTGCGGACGAACTCGTCACCTTCCGGCAGCAGACGGCGCAGGGTCTGTTCGAGCATCGGGCCGTCGGCACCGCAGGCCGAGCAGGAACCGACTTCTTCGTGGTCGTTGCACACCAGCACGCAGGTTTCGTCGGTTTCGGCGGTGAGCAAAGCTTGCAGGCCGGCGTAGCACGACAACAGGTTATCGAGGCGCGCGCCGGCGATGAAGTCGCCATTGAGGCCAATCACTGCAGCACTTTGCGTGTCGTAGAAACTCAGCTCGTAATCGAGCACGACGTCGGCGTTCAAGCCATGTTCGCGGGCCAGTTGATCGGTGAGCACGGCACGGAAGTCGACGCGTTCGTCACCGGCAAACTGCGCGAGGATTGGCGGCAGTTCGGTCTGCGCGTTGATCGCCCAGCCCTGATTGGCTTCACGGTTGAGGTGAATGGCCAGGTTCGGAATGATGGCGATCGGCGCTTTGAAGTCGATCAACTGGCTTTCGACTTTGCCGTCGCGGCGGAAGGTCACGCGGCCGGCCAGCGACAGGTCGCGGTCGAACCACGGTGCCAGCAACGCACCGCCGTAGACTTCAACGCCCAGTTGCCAGAAACCCTGACGCTGCAGTTCAGGTTGCGGCTTGACCCGCAGGCACGGGCTGTCGGTGTGTGCGCCAACCAGGCGGATGCCGCCGTGCAGGGGGGAGGTGCGGCCCATTTTGATCGCGACGATCGAAGAGTCGTTACGGGTGACGTAGTAGCGGCCGTTAGGCTCGGTGGTCCATGGCTCACGCTCGTCGAGGCGCACGAAACCGGCGGCCTCCAGACGCTGAACCAGACTGGCGGTGGCGTGGAACGGGGTAGGGGAGGCCTTGAGAAAGTCGATCAGGCCTTGGTTCAACTCTTCGCGCATAAGAAACTCCAGACAGCAATGGGCGGGAGTTTAACGCATCGGCCGGGGAATTGAATCTGCACCCGAACCCTTGTGGGAGCGAGCCTGCTCGCGAAAGCGATTGATCAGTCAACATCAATGCTGAATGTGAAACCGCTTTCGCGAGCAGGCTCGCTCCCACAGGGAGTCAGTGTGGTCTTTCAGAACGGCGCGGGGCACTCGAAGCGCAGGCGTTCGCCGGTTTGCGGATGAGTAAAGCTGAGCATGCTCGCGTGCAGGCACAAACGGGGCCATGCCGCCAGCGCCTGCTCATGGGCGTAGAGCCCATCACCGAGCAGCGGATGCCCGATCGACAGCATGTGCACGCGCAATTGATGCGAACGGCCAGTAATCGGCGTCAGCTCTACACGACACCAGTCACCGCAACGCTCCAGCACACGCCAGAAAGTCAGCGCATGCTTGCCGAATTCATGGTCGACCACATGACGCGGCTTGGTCGGTGGGTCGTAACGCAGCGGCAAGTCGATGCTGCCACTGTCGAGTTCCGGCTGACCCCAGGCCAACGCGGTGTAGGCCTTTTCGGTTTCGCGGTCGTGAAACTGGCGCGACAGTTCGCGATGAGTGTCGGCGTCACGCGCGAGCAAAATGATGCCGGAGGTTTCCCAGTCCAGGCGATGGACGATGCGCGCTTCCGGGTAGCCGTTTTCCTGCAAACGGGTA comes from Pseudomonas sp. RU47 and encodes:
- a CDS encoding HAD family hydrolase is translated as MALAIFDLDETLIHGDCATLWSEQMGRLGWVDPESFMRKNNELMDAYSHGKLRMEDYMEFSLEPLIGRTPEEVEHLVGPWVEDFIEPIIFSDATKTIAAHRKAGDRILVISASGTHLVRPIADRLGIDEILGIELEVAHGVYSGHTVGTLTYREGKITRLLEWLDAEEENLEGASFYSDSRNDLPLLLKVDFPHVVNPDPVLLEHAEKANWPIHLWK
- a CDS encoding ABC transporter ATP-binding protein → MSYVSVQHLQKSYAGTTVFSDIDCEINKGEFVTLLGPSGCGKSTLLRCIAGLTPVDGGKILLDGVDIVPLSPQKRGIGMVFQSYALFPNMTVEQNVAFGLRMQKVNADDSHKRVSEVLKLVELNDFASRYPHQLSGGQCQRVALARSLVTRPRLLLLDEPLSALDARIRKHLREQIRQIQRELGLTTIFVTHDQEEALTMSDRIFLMNQGKIVQSGDAETLYTAPVDVFAAGFIGNYNLLDADDASKLLQRPISHRIAIRPEAIELSLNGELDAQIRSHSLLGNVIRYRIEARGVELVVDVLNRSAADLHPDGQRLALSIDPTALCEVA
- a CDS encoding ABC transporter permease, whose translation is MSRAESGPAGLYHRVVVYLLFAILLLPLVGTLVYSIASSWSATILPSGFTFKWYIQLWSDPRFLHAFGQSLLVCVGALVLSVVLILPLLFVVHYHFPKLDALMNILILLPFAVPPVVSSVGLLQLYGSGPMAMVGTPWILIGCYFTVALPFMYRAITNNLQAINLRDLMDAAQLLGASTFQAAFLVVLPNLRKGLMVALLLSFSFLFGEFVFANILVGTRYETLQVYLNNMRNSSGHFTSALVISYFFFVLVLTWIANILNKDKSE
- a CDS encoding ABC transporter permease, producing MTRGKWLAALCVVPFALFFIVFEIAPLTWVMISSLQSEEFGWGLANFSKIFSSKFYLQAIQYSLEISFWSSVFGIIIAVLGAYSLRRVDSKLRNFVNAFANMTSNFSGVPLAFAFIILLGFNGSITIMLKQSGIIQDFNLYSKTGLIILYTYFQIPLGVLLLYPAFDALREDWRESAALLGANGWQFWRHIGLPVLTPALLGTFVILLANALGAYATVYALTTGNFNVLPIRIAAMVSGDISLDPNLASALAVVLVALMTIVTVVHQLLLKRSYHVSR
- a CDS encoding alkaline phosphatase family protein, whose product is MKHNVILVVLDGLNYEVARHAMGHLQAYVGAGRAALYQLECELPALSRPLYECILTGVPPIDSGIVHNNVSRLSNQRSIYHYARDAGLKTAAAAYHWVSELYNRSPFVAARDRHTDNLSLPIQHGHFYWSDHYPDSHLFADAENLRLRHDPDFLLIHPMNIDDAGHKHGLDSSQYRNSARFADIILADYLQNWLDAGYQVLVTADHGMNNDRSHNGLLPEERQVPLFVLGDAFSLDADAAPKQTEICGTVCELLGVPHDKPVCRELLK
- a CDS encoding ABC transporter substrate-binding protein, which translates into the protein MKQLFLATLLGSTIAMCTSAMAAGTDLKTLEAAAKAEGAVNSVGMPDDWANWKGTWEDLAKTYGLKHIDTDMSSAQEIAKFAAEKDNATADIGDVGAAFGPIAVKQGVVQPYKPSTWDQVPDWAKDKDGNWALAYTGTIAFIVNKKLLHGSEVPTKWADLKGGKYKVSIGDVSTAAQAANGVLAAALANGGDEKNIKPALLLFADIAKQGRLSMANPTIATMEKGEIEVGVVWDFNGLSYKAKMANPDDYVVLIPSDGSVISGYTTIINKYAKNPNAAKLTREYIFSDAGQTNLARGNARPIRAEHLQLPEDVKAKLLPNEQYKKVTPIKDADAWEKTSKALPQQWNEEVIVEMK
- a CDS encoding UTRA domain-containing protein, translating into MRDEATKAVTAIGQVLQEQLDHGLLAAGSKLPAERKLSELFGTTRITVREALLQLEAQGQIYREERRGWFVSPPRLAYNLMQRSHFHAMVSAQGRVPSTEVISARLQPASAAVCAWLQLPALSSVIQICRSRRIDGRLVLYVEHYLNPQFFPGILEFDLNQSMTELYARHYDLHYGRVRFEIVPTSLSVDAAAALRVSVGSPGLRIARVNYDQHERLIDCDLEFWRHDAIHVGVDVV